CGGTAGGTATCCCATTTGGGCAGCAAGCACTGGTCCCACCAAAGGTCCAGCACCTGATATGGATGCAAAGTGATGTCCAAAAAGCACCCACTTGTTAGTAGGTACATAGTCCAGTTTGTTATAGTATCTGTGAGCAGGAGTTATGTTTTGGTCGTTTATCTCAAAAACTTTATAGGCTATGAAATAGCTATAAAACCTGTATCCTATGAAGTATATGCAAAGGGCAGCTATTAGTATCCACAGAGCTCCTATGCGCTCACCCCTGCTCAGGGCTATAACGCCAAAGGCAAAAGCACCTATAAAAGAAACTAAGGCTAAAAGCAGATAATCTTTTAGCTTCATGTTAGGTGTCTCTTCATGAATTCAACGGTTTTGAGCCACACATCTACCGCGTACTCTTCGTTATAGACTTCTGGTCTTGTGTCGTTAAAGAAGGCATGGTCAACACCGCAGTAAATAAGAAATTGAGCTTTAACATTGTGTTTATTGCACTCCTCTATGGCATTTAACACATCGCTCAGAGGTACAAAGGCATCTTTACCAGCATGCACTGCAAGGACTGGTGCTTTAATTTTGGAAAAATCTATGGGAACTATGGAATAAAGTCCGTAGTAGGGAGCAAGGGCATGAAAGTCTTCTGGAAACTGTGCTCCAAAGTACCAAGTGCAAGTCCCACCACAACAAAAACCTGTCATACCTATCCTGTAATCCTGCACTCTTCCCACAAAACCTATGTCATTTTCTTTAAAGTAATCTAAGGAAGCCTTTACCATGGCAGAGGCTTCAGAGAGCCTCTCCTTAAAGAGCTCCTGCATAAGCTTTCCTGCATCTTCTGGATTGTCCGCAGTTTTTCCTCTGTATAAGTCTATACCAAAAGCAAAAAAGCCTTCGTGTGCGTATCTGTCGCACACATCCTTTATGTGAGGTACAAGCCCCCACCACTCGTGTATCACTATAACTAAAGGACCTTTAACAAGCTCTGGTTCCGCAAGATATCCCCTTACCTCAACACCATCCTTAGTAAATTTTAATTCTCTACCCATCTTTCCACCTCCTAAGCATATATTATAATGATGATGCGTAAAGCCATACTTAAGGAGAAAAAAAGGCTTGAGATCATAAGGGTTGCTTGTAAGCTCTTCTCCGAAAAGGGATATTACAACACAACTATACCAGACATCGCACAAGCACTTGGTATGAGCGTGGGGAATCTGTACAATTACTTTGAATCTAAGGAAGAACTGGCTAAGGAGATCATGATTACCGTATCTGGGTGGGTTGCGGAAAGGCTTAAAAAGGTAAACGAGAGGGAAATACCAGTTAAAGAGAAGATTTACGAATTTACAAAGGCTTTCTTTGAAATAGCACTTACTGAGCCTGAGCTGATAAACTACTTTCTAAGAGTTTTTCTGGTAAACAGAGAAGTATTCAAAGAAGGGTGTGAGGGTTTTGCATGTGTAGGCGAAGTAATAACTGAAGTTATGATTCTTCTGTCCGATGGAGTAGAAAAAGGACAGCTTAGAAACCAAAGCTTTTTCCCTGCTTTTACTACCATAATGGGTCCCTTAGGAGGGATGGTATTTCTGCACAATGAGGGACTCCTGGACAAGCCTCTTATGGAGTACTCAGAAGAGGTTGCGGAAAACATATGGAACGCTCTTAAAGCGCCGTTAGATTAAACCTTTTCCAATAGGTTGCCATACTCAAAAGCTTGTAAAGAGTATCTTTGAGCTCCTTTCTATGGACTACCATGTCAATCATACCCTTCTCTAATAGAAATTCCGCTCTTTGAAAGCCCTCAGGAAGCTGTTGTTTTATAGTTTGTTCTATAACCCTTGGACCTGCAAAGCCTATGAGAGACTTAGGCTCCGCTATGATGATATCACCTAAGAAAGCAAAACTCGCAGAAACGCCCCCCATGGTAGGG
The Hydrogenobacter hydrogenophilus DNA segment above includes these coding regions:
- a CDS encoding dienelactone hydrolase family protein is translated as MGRELKFTKDGVEVRGYLAEPELVKGPLVIVIHEWWGLVPHIKDVCDRYAHEGFFAFGIDLYRGKTADNPEDAGKLMQELFKERLSEASAMVKASLDYFKENDIGFVGRVQDYRIGMTGFCCGGTCTWYFGAQFPEDFHALAPYYGLYSIVPIDFSKIKAPVLAVHAGKDAFVPLSDVLNAIEECNKHNVKAQFLIYCGVDHAFFNDTRPEVYNEEYAVDVWLKTVEFMKRHLT
- a CDS encoding TetR/AcrR family transcriptional regulator: MRKAILKEKKRLEIIRVACKLFSEKGYYNTTIPDIAQALGMSVGNLYNYFESKEELAKEIMITVSGWVAERLKKVNEREIPVKEKIYEFTKAFFEIALTEPELINYFLRVFLVNREVFKEGCEGFACVGEVITEVMILLSDGVEKGQLRNQSFFPAFTTIMGPLGGMVFLHNEGLLDKPLMEYSEEVAENIWNALKAPLD